The segment GAGCATCACTTGGGCTGACCCTCAGAGGGAGAGGCTTACCGGTCCATGTGTACAATCCAGCCACCCGCTTGGATCAATGGTACCCACTTGAGCTCTCCCTTGTAGTAGCGGTGGTCCACCCCACCAAACATCACCACACTGCCCTCCCGCTTGTCTCTgtagagagaagagagggggGATCCTTGGAGGACAGTAATAACAGAACTGTCTGAGAGCTGTGCTTGTCTACCCATCAAGGCCCTAATAAGGTCCCCAGGTACAGATGCAAAAATCGAGTCTAGGAGAGATTGAGATCCAGACTAAGGTCTGTTACAGGCTAATGAGTGGCACAGAGGAGGTTAAaagctgaatcacttggctgggcTCTGCCTACTATGTCTTCTGAAGATGCCCTGGACCTCCAGCGACCTGAGTGCTTAGACACCCTCAGAGGACAGGGTGCTGAAGTGTTTTGGCTTTCCCCTTGTCCACCTTgttatttttcaggaaaatcaagGCCTGGGAGTTCTAAGGGTGTGGGTTCAGGTCACCCAGAATTGGCTCCAATGGCCTGTGATCTCTACTGTCAAAAGGACCCCAAACTCAGAAGGGACTCCACTTCTGCTCTCCCTGTCTTGAAGTGTCTCATATTTCTTAAACAAGGGGTCCCACACTTTTGTGTCCCACACTTTCATTTCTCACTGGCTCCTACAAATTGGGTAGCTGGTCCTGGGCTCCCAGTGAAATGCTAATAAGGAAGGAAAGATATCCaccatccttctccttccttccttatcaAATTCATAAGCAAATCCTAATGCCTTTTCCTTCAACTTGTTTCCTGTTGCCTTCCATTAGCCTTCCTCATCACTCATCCCCCTAGACCAAGTCGCTGGTCTTGAGCCCAGGAGTAGGCTTGTGTtccaataaacttttatttataaaagccaggGGTAAAGCCAGGCAGGGTTCTGGGTCCATAGTTATCCTGGGTTAGATTATCTCTCAGGATACTTCTTTATCAAGTGTTCTATAATTTTTGTGTAACTGAAAGCATCTTACAGCTAATTTGGTGAAATGGATTGTCCATTTCAAACTTACTTGCTGAAGTAGAAGgcaaaaacaggctcagaaatggcACCTTGATTCTTCAGCTTGTCAAAGATGGGGATTGCTCCAGAAGAGGATATGTTGGGGTAGTTCAAGCCCAAGACGCCATCAAAAGGCATATCCTTAAACCCGTATTCTGCCGTGCTTAGACCAAACGGCTGGTCAGTGCTTACAAGGTCCCCAATCTGTGGGAAAGAAGAGTGTTCCCACTTACAGATACCTGAAGTGGGGCTAGGACTGGGCTGGGATGCATTGCCATTAGGTCCTCAGAGAAGAATTGAGGTTGGGCTCTGTCTTTAGTGGCTGACAGACAGTGAGATCAAGCTGGAAGGGGAATTTGGGTTCCATTTGAGAGAGGCTGTGAATTTTATAACATCTGCCACTCTGAAAAATACCACCTGAGTGAGTCATTTTGGCCTCGTGGCTTCTGTAGAGGTGGGGCAACCAAGAGTCAGGCCAGGTCCCATTCATGCCACCTTATGGACAAAACAATCGAGAGCAAGATGGCCTTCTCTGGCATCACTGTGACCTAATGACAGGAATGGACTGCATTCTCTGTAATGTACTGTGGATTCTGTATCTGTCCAGGAAGACAGAAGCCGAAAACACAATCTTGCTTGCAGGGTTCTATGAAATTACTGCCCGCAGAAATCACTTTTGGGGAATTGTGTATATTCCTGTGAGGTGtatgagagagaaaagagggaacaTAACTACTCAAGTATTTGGGGGGAGGCAGGCCATAAGTTTATTAGACTCTCAAGGGTCCTCTAGAGTGAGAATTCATTTATCAGGCACCTTGACTTCTCAGACCCCCAGTTTCCGACTCTGGATACCTGAAGCCCTTGACTGCTCCCAGGGTCCTCAGATCAGTTTTATCCTGTCCACAGAAACCCACGGTAACTTCAGTCCTGAAAAGCCAGCCTAGCTCCACCTTTAACCACATGTGTACCCTCAGCAAGGACCTTGCTGTCTGTACCTCAGTTCCCTCATATGTGTCATGAGCTAATCAGAGTAACTGCTGTGTGTGGTTGTTGCAGGATTAAACCAGTTATCACCTGAAAGTGCCTGGAACAGTGTGTGAATATAAAAGTGGGTGTTTTTATCCTTTCTTCTCGCTCCCAGCAAAATGAACCTTAAActgctcatgggcagaggagctgcaaGTCCACACCTCAAACCACTCTCTGGGTTAGCTAATCTGTTTACTTGTGTGTCACCACGGATACTGCCTCCCCAGAGACATGATCCTGTGGATAAGATGGCCAATATCTATGGGAGTTAGGCTAGGAAGGGTCCTGCCAGATGGTCCTGAATCTGGTCACTCCCTAGCCAGTCCTGACTCAGCATATGTTATAGTGTTACCCGAACTGTGTCATGAGCAACAACTCCTTTCATTCTCCCAGATCCATAGGTGATCCTGAAGGTCTTATTGGTAGGCCGGAAGGTGGAAGACTGAAGATGTCTGAACCTAACGTGTGTAGctgcagacacaagagatgagtgtCATCAGGTGCCAAGGATGGAAACAGGGTGGCAGGGCAAGTGAAGGATGGTCCGGGTATGAGGTATCTGTACTCACAACAGGCTGGACTGGTGCAAAAGTCGGATGGCACCCACAAGTCAGATGAGCCTGTGTCAAAGACAACCTGGAATTCCTGAGGGGGTGTTCCAATGGTGATTCTACCCACATAGACCAACtacagagagaaggagggagtggATTAGTACAGAACTGGCTACCTTCTATTCCCAAGCTGCTGACTCCCTCTGGGTGTCACATATCTCTTGAGATCACTTTCTAACCACTGTGCACCTCACAGACTTTGGTCACAGAGGTATCTGCACTTGATATATTTTTCCTGTGCTACATTGTATGCAGGATATTGACTCTATGACCAGGCGTTGAAGTGGTTCCTCCTGCATGGAAAGCCCAGAGGCataaccactgggcctccaggaccgctggacacccagggaagtcctggtgcctTCGTTTGAGAAGCTCTGTAGTCTCTTCAAACCCAGCCTTAGCACTCACGTCTCCAGGAGGTCCTTCTTGATCAACCCCAGCCACTCCCTCCAAACTCAGACCGCAATCAATCAACACCACACAGGTGATCCTTTCATTTGACATGTATTTACCCTTTGCCTATCTCTCAGGCTGGCATGGGCATTCTTGAAGACAAAATAAGCCCTTTGTCTAATCTAAAAACAGTAACCACACTGATTCTTATGGCCATACATGGAATACAGGTTCAGTAACTTTTTAGTGCTGTCGTTCTTGCATCTATGGAAACTGAATTCCTCTGCCTGGGGATTCACAATTGCTCTGCAGTTGGTACTACCTTTTGATCACTGATGGCTCACTCTTCATCTGTAACTGAGTGGCTCACTTAGTTCAGAAGGAACAATCACCCTCAAACAAATGACACATCTTTGACACAGAAATGGATATTTACCTGCCACCTGGTAATTGCCAGGCCCAGTCACCAAGACCAACAGTTGAGTATGAGAGTGCCTTCTCCTCTGATTGGGGGTCCCTGTTTTCCAGTGTCTCTGCCTCCTGCAGGAACCCCATCCCCATCATCCCACCAGGTACCTCCAGATGAGCCCCAGTGCTAGGCTAGAGCACCAGGGGGCGCTGTGGAGCACCATCCTCCCAAAATACTCACATCCCTGATGTTTCTCAGTGGGTGAGTTAGATTTGAGCCACGAAAAGAAATCTGGGACAGTCTGTAAGCACGTTCCTTCAGGAAATTGTTCAGCATATTTTTTTCACTAAGGATTTTTCTCATGGTATTCACTCTCCTTAGAGGTATTCTTTCACCGAGCatttgacaaagaaaacaaagaagaagtcACAATTAGCTGTCTGTGTTAAGATATAACTGTCATTGTAATGGCCCtctgtattttttaatcatttttatgagACACATTATTATCAGAACTTTATGCATATACCATGGCAAAGATATAGATTGAATACAGGTTCTGTTCTGCAATCTTGGGTGAGCCATATGACCATGTGGTGTCTCAGTATCCCCTTCGGTAAAATGGTAGAATATAACAATA is part of the Bos javanicus breed banteng chromosome 29, ARS-OSU_banteng_1.0, whole genome shotgun sequence genome and harbors:
- the LOC133241272 gene encoding pregnancy-associated glycoprotein 1-like — translated: MLRTQPSLSTWSQERSMKWLVVLGLVAFSECIVKIPLRRVNTMRKILSEKNMLNNFLKERAYRLSQISFRGSNLTHPLRNIRDLVYVGRITIGTPPQEFQVVFDTGSSDLWVPSDFCTSPACSTHVRFRHLQSSTFRPTNKTFRITYGSGRMKGVVAHDTVRIGDLVSTDQPFGLSTAEYGFKDMPFDGVLGLNYPNISSSGAIPIFDKLKNQGAISEPVFAFYFSKDKREGSVVMFGGVDHRYYKGELKWVPLIQAGGWIVHMDRISFERKVIACSGGCEALVDTGAPLIDGPKPLVDNIQKLIGATPRGSKYYVSCSAVSTLPSIIFTINSINYRLPARAYILKDSRGHCYTAFKEHRLSLPKEFWILGDVFLRRYFSVFDRGNDRIGLARAV